The following coding sequences are from one Streptomyces dengpaensis window:
- a CDS encoding SAM-dependent methyltransferase: MPSFEVTPIGTVRNNRTDVQDTDNWGAVRSTITIDERFGEACLQGLEGFSHVEVLFIFDQFPEHDDYREPRPYRGRSDLPPVGVFAGRGPRRPNRIGVTCCAIESVHGREVTVVGLDAVSGTPVIDLKPTMAEFRPVNIKQPEWASRLMSEYFQP, from the coding sequence ATGCCAAGCTTCGAGGTCACACCGATAGGTACAGTCCGGAACAACCGGACGGACGTCCAGGACACGGACAACTGGGGTGCCGTCCGCAGCACGATCACCATCGACGAGCGCTTCGGCGAGGCGTGCCTCCAGGGTCTGGAGGGCTTCTCCCACGTGGAGGTCCTCTTCATCTTCGACCAGTTCCCGGAACACGACGACTACCGCGAACCCCGCCCCTACCGCGGCCGCTCCGACCTCCCGCCCGTTGGTGTCTTCGCCGGCCGCGGCCCCCGCAGACCGAACCGCATCGGGGTGACGTGCTGCGCCATCGAATCCGTCCACGGCCGCGAAGTGACGGTGGTGGGCCTCGACGCGGTCTCCGGCACCCCGGTCATTGACCTGAAGCCGACGATGGCGGAGTTCCGCCCGGTGAACATCAAGCAGCCGGAATGGGCCAGCCGCCTGATGTCGGAGTACTTCCAGCCGTAA